The following proteins are co-located in the Chryseobacterium daecheongense genome:
- the fabD gene encoding ACP S-malonyltransferase, translated as MKAVMFPGQGSQYKGMGKDLFNQFRKETILASEILGYDLEELCIKDPERQLGKTQFTQPALYTVNAFTHYANSSGSKPDFFIGHSLGEYNALLAAEAFSFETGLKLVQKRGALMAAASGGGMAAVLGLKVDAVQKLLAEGGYSDIDIANINTPTQIVIAGPQDSIDRIVQEFEERKIKIFPLFVSAPFHSRYMKPAATEFKDYLQNFSFSALKTPVIANVTAKPYPDGQIIELLAQQIESSVQWTDTIRTLMGKGVTEYEETGSVILTKMVNEITENCTPLIHEEEIVIETAKPHVNGSVNGKVNGEASKKECLSTRLGSHEFRKDYGLKYAYVAGSMYRGIASPQLVVRLGKNGFMGFLGTGGMPLAEIEKNIIKIQEELTHGEPYGVNFLHNLNDPASEMKAIELLLLYGVTNIEASAYMQMMPALVYYRLKGLQKGPNGEVICKHNIIAKVSRPEVAEVFMRPAPEKIVRHLLEEELITPEQAALSKKVPMSYDICVEADSGGHTDRGIAMVLLPSIQRLRADIMAEYAYDKGIRVGLAGGIGTPQAATCAYIMGADFIVTGSVNQCTVEAGTSDAVKDLLQDINVQDTDYAPAGDMFEIGAKVQVLRRGVLFAARANKLYALYNQYNSLDEIPEKTLTQLEKTYFEKSISEIWNEVREYCRNVGSEAEITKAEQNPKNKMALVFRWYFGYTNRLAFEGNIENKANFQIHTGSALGAFNQWVKGTPMESWKKRHVDEIGVNIMVGAAKLLENTALMVNN; from the coding sequence ATGAAAGCAGTAATGTTTCCGGGGCAGGGATCCCAATACAAAGGAATGGGAAAAGATCTGTTCAATCAGTTCAGAAAAGAAACAATTTTAGCATCAGAAATATTAGGGTACGACCTTGAAGAATTATGCATCAAAGATCCTGAACGTCAGTTGGGGAAAACACAATTCACACAACCTGCATTATATACGGTAAATGCATTTACACATTATGCCAACTCATCAGGAAGTAAACCCGATTTTTTCATTGGACACAGTCTGGGGGAATATAATGCCCTGTTAGCAGCAGAAGCATTCAGCTTTGAAACCGGATTAAAGCTGGTTCAGAAAAGAGGAGCTTTGATGGCTGCGGCATCCGGAGGTGGAATGGCAGCGGTATTGGGACTTAAAGTGGATGCCGTACAAAAACTTTTAGCAGAAGGAGGATACAGCGATATAGATATCGCCAATATCAATACTCCGACTCAGATTGTAATAGCGGGACCTCAGGATTCCATTGACAGGATCGTGCAGGAATTTGAAGAACGCAAGATTAAAATATTTCCTCTTTTTGTAAGTGCTCCTTTCCATTCAAGATATATGAAACCTGCGGCTACAGAATTTAAAGATTATCTTCAAAACTTTAGTTTTTCAGCCTTAAAGACTCCTGTGATTGCAAATGTTACAGCAAAACCTTATCCTGATGGACAGATCATTGAGCTTTTGGCTCAGCAGATTGAAAGCTCTGTACAGTGGACAGATACCATCCGGACTTTAATGGGGAAGGGAGTTACCGAATATGAAGAAACAGGAAGTGTTATTTTAACTAAAATGGTCAATGAAATTACAGAAAACTGTACGCCATTGATCCATGAAGAGGAAATTGTAATCGAAACAGCAAAACCTCATGTTAACGGATCAGTGAATGGTAAGGTAAATGGGGAAGCTTCAAAAAAAGAATGCCTTTCCACCCGCTTGGGAAGCCATGAATTCCGTAAAGATTATGGTCTTAAATACGCATACGTAGCAGGATCTATGTACCGAGGAATTGCTTCACCTCAATTAGTAGTACGCTTGGGAAAAAACGGATTCATGGGATTTTTGGGAACAGGAGGAATGCCATTGGCAGAAATAGAAAAGAATATTATTAAAATTCAGGAAGAACTGACCCATGGAGAACCGTATGGCGTTAACTTCCTTCATAATTTAAATGATCCGGCTTCTGAAATGAAAGCTATCGAGCTTTTACTTCTTTATGGAGTAACGAATATTGAAGCTTCGGCCTATATGCAGATGATGCCTGCTTTGGTGTATTACAGATTAAAAGGTTTACAGAAAGGACCAAACGGTGAAGTAATATGTAAGCATAACATTATTGCCAAAGTTTCCAGACCAGAGGTTGCAGAAGTGTTTATGCGTCCCGCCCCTGAAAAGATTGTGAGACATCTTCTGGAAGAAGAGTTGATCACTCCCGAACAGGCAGCACTTTCCAAAAAGGTACCGATGAGTTATGATATTTGTGTGGAGGCAGATTCAGGTGGGCATACCGATCGTGGAATTGCTATGGTTTTGTTACCGTCTATCCAACGTTTAAGAGCAGATATTATGGCGGAATATGCTTATGATAAAGGAATACGAGTTGGATTGGCAGGAGGAATAGGTACCCCTCAGGCAGCAACATGTGCGTACATCATGGGAGCCGACTTTATAGTAACAGGCTCTGTGAATCAATGTACGGTAGAAGCAGGAACCAGCGATGCCGTAAAAGACCTTTTACAGGACATCAATGTACAGGATACCGACTATGCGCCGGCAGGAGATATGTTTGAAATTGGTGCTAAAGTGCAAGTGCTTAGAAGAGGAGTGTTGTTTGCTGCAAGAGCAAATAAGCTATACGCTTTATACAATCAGTACAACAGTTTAGATGAGATCCCAGAAAAGACCTTAACGCAGTTAGAGAAAACGTATTTCGAAAAAAGCATTAGTGAAATATGGAACGAAGTACGCGAATATTGTAGAAATGTGGGATCTGAGGCTGAGATTACCAAAGCGGAGCAGAATCCTAAAAATAAAATGGCACTGGTCTTCCGTTGGTATTTTGGGTATACCAATAGACTGGCTTTTGAAGGAAATATTGAGAATAAAGCCAATTTCCAGATCCATACAGGTTCTGCACTTGGAGCATTTAATCAGTGGGTGAAAGGTACTCCGATGGAAAGCTGGAAAAAACGCCATGTTGATGAGATTGGAGTCAATATTATGGTAGGAGCAGCAAAATTATTAGAAAACACAGCATTAATGGTAAATAATTAG
- a CDS encoding acyltransferase domain-containing protein, producing the protein MTENEFKKHIVFLFSGQGSHYRGMGRELYEQHPKFKSCLERLDQMVQKQLNYSLIDELYTNTEESFDELLITHPAIVAVEIALYEVLLEMGIKPDFISGNSLGEFAAGVANGVWDAASAVEAAIEQAKSICRADIEGGMLVVFAEEIKLRSLYKQHQLFLASDNFKGHFTLSGKTSHLEVFESKLSEEGMSTFRLPVNVPFHSPLMKAAKADFDQYSSSASAFKAPSKGFISGFEAIEINELTADYFWQAISQYSNFTKIIDLLEAKGPCLYIDMGPSGTSAAFVKYNLQPGTSSEVLTIMSPYRREIEQLEKLQQKIKDTVV; encoded by the coding sequence ATGACAGAAAACGAGTTTAAAAAACATATTGTATTCTTATTTTCCGGACAGGGAAGCCATTATCGCGGGATGGGACGGGAATTGTACGAACAGCACCCGAAATTTAAAAGCTGTCTTGAAAGGTTGGATCAAATGGTACAAAAGCAGCTCAACTACTCATTGATTGATGAACTGTATACCAACACAGAAGAATCGTTCGATGAGTTGTTGATCACCCATCCCGCAATTGTTGCTGTTGAGATTGCTTTGTATGAAGTTCTATTGGAAATGGGAATTAAACCGGATTTTATATCGGGTAACAGTTTGGGTGAATTTGCGGCAGGTGTTGCTAATGGAGTATGGGATGCTGCCAGTGCTGTTGAAGCTGCAATAGAACAGGCTAAATCCATCTGCCGTGCTGATATTGAAGGCGGTATGCTGGTAGTTTTTGCCGAAGAAATAAAATTGAGAAGTCTCTATAAACAACATCAGCTATTTCTTGCATCAGATAATTTTAAAGGACATTTTACTTTATCAGGTAAAACGTCTCACTTAGAAGTATTTGAAAGCAAATTGTCTGAAGAAGGAATGAGTACTTTTCGGCTTCCTGTCAATGTTCCTTTTCATTCTCCATTAATGAAAGCTGCAAAAGCAGATTTCGATCAGTACAGCAGTTCAGCTAGTGCTTTTAAAGCTCCATCCAAAGGATTTATATCGGGTTTTGAAGCGATAGAAATCAATGAGCTGACAGCTGATTATTTCTGGCAGGCGATAAGTCAGTACTCTAATTTTACAAAAATAATTGATCTTCTGGAAGCCAAAGGTCCCTGTCTGTATATAGACATGGGACCTTCGGGAACCAGTGCTGCATTTGTTAAATACAATCTGCAACCCGGAACTTCTTCTGAGGTACTAACCATTATGAGTCCTTACAGAAGAGAAATTGAGCAGCTGGAAAAATTACAGCAAAAAATAAAAGATACAGTAGTATGA
- a CDS encoding MBL fold metallo-hydrolase: MKVEVFLVSGQGIKNQCYLIHDNHSGILIDPAWDYELISSFLKDNHITLRGVLLTHSHYDHTDLASTFAVYYGVPVYMSAIEIRQYEFTCPNLIAIQHLQDVMVGQFSVTALLTPGHTKGSVCYLIDRHCFTGDTIFIEGVGICDNSGINSLYDSVQFIKQYLPQQALIWPGHSFGEQPGKELSFLLQNNIYFLLNRRDAFTDFRMRKNQPDPFSFK, encoded by the coding sequence ATGAAAGTAGAAGTTTTCCTCGTATCTGGTCAAGGTATTAAAAATCAATGTTACCTCATTCACGATAACCATTCCGGAATATTGATCGATCCGGCATGGGACTATGAGTTGATCAGCAGTTTTTTGAAAGACAACCATATTACATTGAGAGGGGTTTTATTGACTCACTCTCATTACGATCATACAGATCTGGCCTCCACCTTTGCAGTATATTATGGGGTTCCGGTATATATGTCAGCCATTGAAATCAGACAATATGAATTTACATGTCCTAATCTCATCGCTATCCAGCATTTGCAGGATGTCATGGTAGGTCAGTTTAGTGTAACGGCATTACTGACTCCGGGACATACGAAAGGAAGTGTTTGCTATCTTATTGATAGGCATTGTTTTACAGGAGATACTATTTTTATTGAAGGAGTGGGCATCTGTGACAATAGTGGAATCAATTCCCTTTATGATTCCGTACAGTTTATAAAACAATATTTACCCCAGCAGGCCTTAATCTGGCCGGGACATTCGTTTGGTGAACAGCCGGGAAAAGAGCTAAGTTTTCTACTGCAGAACAACATCTATTTCCTTTTGAACAGAAGAGATGCTTTTACAGATTTCAGGATGCGGAAGAATCAGCCAGACCCTTTTTCTTTCAAATAA
- a CDS encoding 4'-phosphopantetheinyl transferase superfamily protein — translation MNVSIQNNSAVEKLALQRADGLYPAAIAVTQHSLAHLKEIRHSFLHQEELDFFGTLKLPKVQHSYLLGRYAAKTALSAFMNEVVLPDTKIVSGIFQQPVLHLSGAGNIQLSISHTTEMGIAVVFPEGHPMGVDVEAVSAEQSDTIKGVITPHEKDKLLDIDGDENKSLTVLWTIKEALSKVLKTGLMTPFHLYEIEDIEHKGNVIVCSFINFPQYQSISWVSKGHAWSIVLPKKSSLDTAVISRLCL, via the coding sequence ATGAATGTATCCATACAAAATAATAGTGCAGTTGAAAAATTAGCTTTACAGAGAGCAGATGGTTTGTATCCTGCTGCTATTGCAGTAACACAGCACTCGCTGGCTCACTTGAAAGAAATACGACATTCTTTTTTGCATCAGGAAGAACTGGACTTTTTTGGTACATTAAAGTTACCTAAAGTTCAGCACAGTTATTTGCTGGGTAGATACGCTGCCAAAACTGCATTAAGTGCATTTATGAATGAAGTTGTTTTACCAGATACAAAAATAGTTTCCGGAATATTCCAGCAGCCCGTTCTTCATTTATCCGGAGCGGGAAATATCCAATTAAGTATTTCTCATACTACAGAAATGGGGATAGCTGTTGTATTTCCGGAAGGACATCCGATGGGGGTAGACGTAGAAGCTGTTAGTGCAGAGCAATCAGATACCATTAAAGGAGTTATTACTCCTCATGAGAAAGATAAGCTTTTGGATATTGATGGTGATGAAAACAAAAGTCTTACTGTTTTATGGACGATTAAAGAAGCCCTGTCCAAAGTCCTGAAAACCGGTCTTATGACTCCTTTTCATTTATATGAAATTGAGGATATTGAGCATAAAGGAAATGTTATCGTTTGCAGCTTTATCAATTTTCCTCAATATCAATCCATATCCTGGGTGTCAAAAGGACATGCATGGTCCATTGTATTACCTAAAAAAAGTAGTTTGGATACAGCAGTGATTTCACGATTGTGTTTGTAG
- the ppk1 gene encoding polyphosphate kinase 1, giving the protein MPKKYIFPSELSWLSFNDCVLQEAADKTNPLYERIKFLAIHSSNLDEFYRVKISDLHSIPEKSNLFEKVNKEINRQQNTFGSIWKKQIIPELQKNKIIYYENQPLLPLHTEEIDSYFKTTILSYIQIVYLSEDENQEYFLNNRQLYLLIRLKNTNGEITYCYINIPADKLNRYKLLSPVKGKNYIISIDTIIKKCLHYIFPDQKTSTAFAIKLNRDENYLIEDEASGNLVSKIKKKLQERKSGSSTRFLYDFNMPEEMRKLCKNAFHLKDYEMIEGGTHHNFFDLFKFPNPNFPDLQNENFPPLKYFPFETKKSIFEVIGEENQLLHFPYQSYHYVLQFFNEAAIHKDVTEIKVTLYRISSQSLIANALISAAKNGKKVTVFVEVKARFDENNNLFWANEMQRAGIRIIYSMPNLKVHAKVALLTLKNAGKTKNYAYLATGNFNENTAETYTDFGFFTSQKEYTDDLKQVFRFFKTKEKNYPISNLWVAGFNLKENILQHIDIEIQNVENGKKGAVFMKINGLNDKEIISKLIEANNAKVEITLIVRGICTLLPGIKGYTENIKIYRIVDRYLEHSRIYRFHNDGAEKIYLSSADMLSRNLNRRIEVAFPIKDKKIMQEINAIINMELNDHTKKRIINSKGQSISEDQTGQPDSSSQQATYLWYKKKEKKSKKK; this is encoded by the coding sequence ATGCCTAAAAAATATATATTTCCATCCGAATTGTCCTGGTTATCTTTTAATGACTGTGTTTTACAGGAAGCGGCTGATAAAACCAATCCTCTGTATGAAAGAATAAAATTCCTTGCCATTCATTCTTCCAACCTTGATGAATTTTATAGGGTAAAGATCAGCGATCTTCATTCTATTCCTGAAAAAAGCAATTTGTTTGAGAAGGTGAATAAGGAAATTAACCGCCAGCAGAATACATTCGGTTCGATATGGAAAAAGCAGATTATCCCGGAACTTCAGAAAAATAAGATCATCTATTACGAAAACCAGCCGTTGCTCCCCCTGCATACTGAGGAGATCGACAGTTACTTTAAAACAACCATCCTTTCTTATATCCAAATTGTTTATTTGTCAGAAGACGAAAATCAGGAGTATTTTTTAAATAACAGGCAGCTTTACTTATTGATCCGGCTAAAAAATACAAATGGCGAAATCACCTATTGTTACATCAATATACCAGCTGATAAGCTGAACCGGTATAAATTACTGAGCCCTGTAAAAGGAAAAAATTACATCATATCCATAGACACCATCATTAAAAAATGTCTGCATTATATATTCCCTGACCAGAAAACCTCTACAGCATTTGCTATTAAACTTAACCGGGATGAAAATTACCTGATTGAGGACGAAGCTAGCGGAAATCTGGTTTCCAAGATCAAAAAGAAACTGCAGGAAAGAAAATCGGGTTCATCTACAAGATTCCTGTATGATTTTAATATGCCCGAAGAAATGAGAAAGCTATGTAAAAATGCATTCCATCTGAAGGACTACGAAATGATTGAAGGTGGCACTCATCATAATTTTTTTGATCTGTTTAAGTTTCCTAATCCCAATTTTCCGGATCTTCAAAATGAGAATTTCCCACCGCTGAAATATTTTCCGTTTGAAACCAAGAAATCAATATTTGAAGTCATTGGTGAAGAAAACCAGCTGCTCCATTTCCCATATCAATCTTATCATTATGTCCTACAGTTTTTTAACGAGGCTGCTATTCATAAAGATGTAACGGAAATAAAAGTAACCCTGTACCGCATATCTTCACAGTCTCTCATTGCTAATGCTCTGATCAGCGCTGCAAAAAATGGAAAAAAAGTAACTGTTTTTGTTGAGGTAAAAGCCAGATTCGATGAGAATAATAACCTTTTCTGGGCCAACGAGATGCAAAGGGCCGGAATCAGGATCATTTACAGTATGCCTAATCTTAAAGTACATGCCAAGGTGGCTCTATTAACCTTAAAAAATGCAGGAAAGACAAAGAATTATGCTTACCTAGCAACAGGAAATTTCAATGAAAATACAGCAGAAACATACACCGATTTTGGCTTTTTCACCTCTCAAAAAGAATATACGGATGATCTGAAGCAGGTATTCAGGTTTTTTAAAACCAAAGAAAAAAATTACCCTATTTCTAATTTATGGGTCGCAGGATTTAATCTTAAAGAAAATATTCTACAGCATATTGATATTGAAATACAAAATGTTGAGAATGGCAAGAAAGGAGCAGTATTCATGAAGATCAACGGTCTTAATGACAAGGAAATCATCAGTAAACTAATTGAAGCCAATAATGCAAAAGTTGAAATTACCCTTATTGTGAGGGGGATCTGTACTCTGCTGCCGGGAATTAAAGGTTATACGGAAAACATCAAGATTTACAGGATTGTAGACCGTTATCTTGAACACTCCCGTATCTATCGATTTCACAATGATGGAGCAGAAAAAATTTACCTTTCTTCGGCAGATATGCTTAGCAGGAATCTCAACCGCAGAATAGAAGTTGCCTTTCCTATAAAGGATAAAAAAATCATGCAGGAGATTAACGCTATTATCAATATGGAGCTGAATGACCATACCAAAAAGAGGATCATTAACAGTAAAGGCCAGAGTATTTCCGAAGACCAGACCGGGCAACCGGATAGCTCATCTCAACAGGCTACTTATCTTTGGTACAAAAAGAAAGAGAAAAAGTCAAAGAAAAAATAA
- a CDS encoding VOC family protein, with protein MKLNHINLVVANVEKTTKFFQTYFGFKCVDVKGDYIVSVLKGEGNFILVLMKNREGTPAYPEAFHIGFMLDTIEQVNDIYQRLKTGGIVGEQEPRKIRDSFGFYFSYENLMIEVGHYYE; from the coding sequence ATGAAGCTTAATCATATCAATTTAGTTGTTGCCAATGTTGAAAAGACAACAAAATTCTTTCAAACCTATTTCGGTTTTAAATGTGTAGATGTAAAAGGAGATTATATCGTTAGTGTATTAAAGGGAGAAGGTAATTTTATACTGGTATTGATGAAAAACCGAGAAGGAACTCCTGCTTACCCCGAAGCCTTTCACATAGGATTTATGCTGGACACCATAGAACAGGTTAATGATATATACCAACGTTTAAAAACGGGAGGTATTGTAGGAGAACAGGAACCCCGCAAAATAAGGGATAGCTTTGGTTTTTATTTCAGCTATGAAAACCTGATGATAGAGGTGGGGCATTATTATGAATAG
- a CDS encoding serine hydrolase — MDIGVSVRNDEGNELVKINNDKKYRLYSVSKYFLGLYILHLVDQGKMNLNQQVVFSKEDLRPDTYSPLRDSIPQGTTMSLKQSVSFMLKRSDNNIFDKLANYVPGSFGGLNTFIHEIHMGNLGDFSIMYDYTSPLKDFESNRITPGFATKILYQVEKKKILSHESFDLLKNGMEHSVTSTRIQGLIQNKTKSFHKSGTSGRDNGVLRACNDIGIVNLQDGKSFSIAVFISDSHEDNKTNDDVIAKITDLVYSKLNK, encoded by the coding sequence ATGGACATAGGAGTTTCTGTCAGAAATGATGAAGGAAATGAATTAGTTAAGATTAATAATGATAAGAAATACAGGCTATACAGTGTATCAAAATACTTTTTAGGTCTTTATATTTTACATCTTGTAGATCAGGGAAAGATGAATCTGAATCAACAGGTTGTATTTTCTAAAGAAGATTTAAGACCAGATACCTATAGCCCTCTGAGAGATAGTATTCCCCAAGGAACAACAATGTCTCTTAAACAGTCCGTCTCTTTTATGCTTAAACGTAGTGATAATAATATATTCGATAAGCTTGCGAATTATGTTCCCGGAAGCTTTGGCGGCCTCAATACTTTTATCCATGAAATTCACATGGGAAATCTGGGAGATTTCAGTATTATGTATGATTATACCAGTCCTTTAAAAGACTTTGAATCAAATAGGATTACCCCTGGTTTTGCTACAAAAATCCTTTATCAGGTTGAAAAGAAGAAAATATTATCTCACGAAAGTTTTGATCTGCTAAAAAACGGAATGGAACATTCGGTAACAAGTACCAGAATACAGGGATTGATACAAAATAAAACAAAATCATTTCATAAATCAGGAACATCAGGCAGGGACAATGGTGTGCTCCGGGCATGTAATGATATTGGAATTGTAAATCTTCAAGATGGTAAATCTTTCAGTATTGCCGTATTTATATCCGACTCCCATGAAGACAATAAGACCAATGATGATGTAATAGCAAAAATAACGGACTTAGTGTATAGTAAGTTGAACAAATAA
- a CDS encoding alpha/beta fold hydrolase produces the protein MKTVEIKTNEGYPVSAHIYEVPDSKNILIISSATGVKQSYYKKFAQFLSDHGVSVITFDYLGIGESLKKPIQKLNNGASDWGKTDLHAVTEYTKKNYPDQNIILLGHSIGGQLIGLSSSSTEAGKIILVAAQSGYWKFWKGFQKYKLWTYWKAMFPLLISFFNYLPSKRISGMENLPKNVAKQWGKWCLSPNYLFDHIPKQDLFFKNITTPLISVSIEDDHFAPRKAVDWLSKKYESADLTRIHLVPKDFNTDTIGHFGIFREQFKDNIWPLFLREII, from the coding sequence ATGAAAACAGTAGAAATCAAAACCAATGAAGGGTATCCTGTTTCTGCCCATATTTACGAAGTTCCTGACAGTAAAAATATTTTGATCATATCATCAGCTACCGGAGTAAAACAATCTTATTATAAAAAGTTTGCGCAGTTCCTTTCTGATCATGGAGTTTCAGTCATTACTTTTGACTACCTTGGTATAGGAGAATCTCTTAAAAAGCCTATTCAAAAACTGAATAATGGTGCTTCAGACTGGGGAAAAACCGATTTGCATGCTGTAACAGAATACACTAAAAAGAATTATCCGGACCAGAATATCATTTTATTGGGGCACAGTATCGGAGGTCAGCTTATCGGGTTATCATCATCTTCTACAGAGGCGGGTAAAATTATTCTTGTCGCAGCCCAGAGCGGATACTGGAAATTCTGGAAAGGGTTTCAAAAATATAAGTTATGGACTTATTGGAAAGCGATGTTTCCTCTACTGATCAGCTTTTTTAATTATCTTCCCTCCAAAAGAATCAGCGGTATGGAAAATTTACCTAAGAATGTTGCCAAACAATGGGGAAAATGGTGTTTGTCGCCTAATTATCTTTTTGATCATATTCCGAAGCAGGATTTATTTTTCAAAAACATTACAACCCCTTTAATTTCTGTTAGCATTGAAGATGATCATTTTGCTCCCAGAAAAGCCGTTGACTGGCTCAGTAAAAAATATGAAAGCGCAGATCTGACCAGAATTCATCTGGTTCCAAAAGATTTTAATACTGATACTATCGGGCATTTTGGCATTTTCCGTGAACAATTCAAAGACAATATATGGCCGTTATTTTTACGGGAAATAATTTAA
- a CDS encoding Na+/H+ antiporter — MHELLPFMLALIIAIVLIEMLAEKLRIAYPILLVVAGLLISFIPGLPGIQIDPDLIFFIFLPPILFEAAWSISFKEMKKWWRIIGSFAFLVVFFSALTVALISNYFIPGFTLALGFLLGGIVSPPDAVSTGAIMKFVRIPKSTSAVLEGESLLNDASSLIIVRFALVAIGTGQFIFQTAITDFFWMVIGGIGIGLLGGWLFIQAHKRLPTDAPSDIVFTLVESYLLYWVAEQAHSSGVLAVVAGGLFLSTRRLTFLSSASRIKGLSFWEALIFILNGIVFMIIGLALPEIVKGLRADGIPLRTAIFYGALVTVILIATRMISSYAALIATVMFRPSVAPGRGLSRRRILGLPLLLGWTGMRGVVSLAAALSIPLTLPTGEAFPHRNLILFVTFTVILFTLLIQGLTLPLIIERSKLFDYGSELPEDEAKMKVKNHLVVETIRLLKEKQKMGEYEDPHLQKMIDQWEYKISQPEHLRMTERTKQNYLELLENQRKFLSGLNKDPELHEEYINWQIYQIDLEEERIRLL, encoded by the coding sequence ATGCACGAACTATTACCCTTCATGTTAGCCTTGATTATAGCAATTGTATTGATCGAAATGTTGGCTGAAAAACTGAGAATTGCATATCCCATACTTCTTGTTGTTGCCGGACTGCTGATCAGTTTTATTCCCGGGCTGCCAGGCATACAGATTGATCCGGACCTTATATTCTTTATTTTCCTGCCGCCTATTCTCTTTGAAGCTGCATGGAGTATTTCATTTAAAGAAATGAAAAAGTGGTGGCGGATCATTGGAAGTTTTGCGTTTCTGGTTGTATTTTTTTCCGCGCTCACAGTTGCATTGATATCTAATTATTTTATTCCGGGTTTTACCCTTGCATTAGGTTTTCTGTTAGGAGGAATTGTATCGCCTCCCGACGCGGTAAGTACAGGAGCAATTATGAAGTTTGTGAGAATTCCAAAATCCACCTCCGCAGTTCTGGAAGGTGAAAGCTTATTGAACGATGCCTCATCGCTTATTATTGTCCGCTTTGCTTTAGTAGCTATAGGAACGGGACAATTTATTTTCCAGACGGCGATTACGGATTTCTTCTGGATGGTTATAGGAGGAATAGGAATCGGACTTTTAGGAGGATGGCTTTTTATTCAGGCTCATAAAAGACTGCCTACGGATGCACCTTCAGATATTGTGTTTACACTGGTGGAATCCTATCTGCTGTATTGGGTGGCTGAACAGGCACATAGTTCAGGTGTGCTGGCCGTAGTCGCCGGTGGATTGTTTTTATCCACCCGGAGGCTCACTTTTCTCAGTAGCGCCAGCAGGATCAAAGGGCTCAGTTTTTGGGAAGCGCTGATCTTTATTTTAAATGGTATCGTATTTATGATCATCGGATTAGCTCTTCCGGAAATTGTGAAGGGACTTAGGGCAGATGGAATTCCTTTAAGAACAGCAATTTTTTATGGAGCCCTTGTTACGGTAATTTTAATTGCTACCCGGATGATCTCTTCTTATGCCGCACTGATTGCAACTGTTATGTTCAGGCCCAGTGTTGCTCCCGGAAGAGGTTTAAGCCGCCGGAGAATACTTGGCTTACCGCTGTTATTAGGTTGGACAGGAATGCGGGGTGTGGTGTCATTAGCCGCTGCTTTATCTATTCCGTTGACCTTACCGACCGGAGAAGCTTTTCCACATAGAAATCTTATATTGTTCGTCACCTTTACAGTGATACTTTTTACACTTCTTATCCAGGGGCTTACTCTTCCTCTTATCATTGAACGCTCAAAATTGTTTGATTACGGCAGTGAATTACCGGAGGATGAAGCAAAAATGAAAGTAAAAAACCATCTTGTGGTAGAAACAATACGTTTGTTAAAAGAAAAACAAAAAATGGGGGAGTATGAAGATCCTCATTTACAAAAGATGATTGACCAATGGGAATATAAAATAAGCCAGCCGGAACATTTGAGAATGACCGAACGGACCAAACAGAATTACCTCGAATTGCTGGAAAATCAGCGTAAGTTCTTATCGGGACTTAACAAAGATCCTGAATTGCATGAAGAATACATCAATTGGCAAATATATCAGATCGATCTGGAAGAAGAGAGAATCAGACTTTTATAA
- a CDS encoding nuclear transport factor 2 family protein: MDIKNFANLWINSWNSHNLEDILSHYADDIEITTPMIKTFTSGEDTLKGKEAVREYWGRALEKVPDLHFELYDVTYGINSVALYYQSIMNKKAIEVMFFNDEGKVKRMHAFYTD, translated from the coding sequence ATGGACATTAAAAATTTTGCCAACCTTTGGATCAATTCCTGGAATTCTCATAATTTGGAAGACATCCTGAGCCATTATGCAGATGATATCGAGATCACTACTCCGATGATCAAAACATTCACATCAGGTGAAGATACCCTTAAAGGAAAAGAAGCTGTTAGAGAATATTGGGGACGTGCTCTTGAGAAGGTACCCGATTTGCATTTTGAGCTGTATGATGTCACTTACGGTATCAATTCCGTTGCATTGTATTACCAATCCATTATGAACAAAAAAGCAATTGAGGTGATGTTCTTTAATGATGAGGGCAAGGTGAAAAGGATGCATGCATTTTATACTGATTAA